Within the Bradyrhizobium ottawaense genome, the region GGGCGTTCTTCCCGCGAGTTTCGCGGCGCTCCGCGAATTCCGCGAAACTGAGTGTGGTCTCGTCGTAGCGTCGAACTTGCTTGGAGATCGCGGCCCAATCTCCCATTCCTTCGAATCCGGCCGGAGCGACCCGTCGTAGCCATCCGTCCCAGTCCAGGCCGACCGCGGCGATCACGGCGTCAATGAGCCATTTCTGTTCGAGAAAGCAGCGCGCTCCCATGTAGATCTCCTTTTCGCGAGTTACTAACGTCTCTGCCGCTTTTCCCGTACACGTCGGGGTGGGGCCTGCGTAAGAGCCAGAACCATCCGCACACTTGGTAGGAATATTCCGCAATCCGCTGCCGGTCTTTTGAGGACACATATGAACGCTTCACGAGGCGGTAGTTCCGAACGTCGTGGGAGAGCCATCTGCGGTTACTTTCAACAGAGAGCGCGGCGCCGGTATGTTTCGGTCCGTCGACGGCGTGCCGGTCTCCGCCGCAGCGCTTCGCAATCCAGTCTCCTGGATTATCGCGGAACTGGAGACGAGTCTGGGGACCCGGCTTCTCTCACGGACCACGCGTGCGGTTGTACTAAGCGAACGCGAAGTGCTTCGATCGAGCTATTTGAATTGCGGATGACTTTTGTGACGATCCGCGCAAACTTCTGCTGTGCTGTCTAGCATGCTAGTTTAGGAGCCCTCGAGCGGTTGGCTCCGGCTCCGCGATCCATGCACGGCGAAAGGCGACCGCGATTTTCCCGTGGGAGATTTCTTTGCCAAAGTGACCCGGATATTTCGGAAAATATTCGTCGTGGGGGGTGTCGGTTACGAATTGTAACATTGAGAATCCGAGGTATTCGCCGGATGCGGAACGCGCTGTCGGATCGCCGATCAGGGCAGCGCGCGTTGCCATGCCTTTGGCGCTGTCCGCACGCCAGTGCAACTCCCGAAATTCGCGTTGTCCGGCTTGGGACCTGGACAAGACGCGAACCGCGCTTTCCAAGCCGATAAGATAGACGCTATGATCCCGGTTAAGTGCGAGATTACCATCCCGCAGCTTGCGAAGCTCGGCCAAGATGGCGGCCTTCGACGACGGATTGCCCAAAGCTATCGCCGACAATCCAAAGAGCGCATCGAAGACCATCATAGGATGCTTGGCCCGTGCCAACCCTTTCAGATATCCCTCAACCACGGATTCACCGAACGCGGCCGCTGATCTCGCTGCGATCGCGGCGAGCCAAAACGTTCGCTCTCGTAGAAGAACGAAGCTTGGAGTCCACTTCTCCCATACGAAGCTGTTGGCCATATGCGAAAGCCAGGGACGGGCCTCGTCGCTTGAGGCGACCAGAGTAAGTTGGCCCAGTGCATGAATGAGCTGCCAGTAGAGTTGCAGGCTCGCGCTGCCACCCCCTCCGCTCAACTCGATCCGGACAACGGATCGAAGCACATCCATGATCTGAAGAACTTGCATCGCGGATTTATAGGCCAGCTGCTCCAACAGGGGAGCCCACTCGAGTATTTCGAGGAAATTCGATCGCGACTGAATGGGCGACGGTTGGAAGAGAGATTCTAGGATGTTGTACGCGTCCCTCATGGCATGCGTTCGCTGCATCGAATCCTGCATCATATGTTCGAATTCAGGCATCGTGCTGAGAACTTCGTCTAAGTTAATGGTCAACAATCCCGGTTGCCTCTTGCGATCCAGGGAGTACCCGGTTCGTCCGACCTTGAGCCAACTCTGATCGTTGAGCTGACCGACCAAAAACTCCTGACCCACATCGACCGCGGCAATCTCACGCAACCGCCCCCGCAGTCCGGCGTCTCGCGTGATGGTCATCGAAGCAGCCAGTTGCCCAACCATTTCGGACCTAGCCGCTCCGAGCAGCTTGACCATCTGTTCGATACTGTCATCGAACTCAAACATCTTGTCAGGTGCTCTCGCCGACTCCAAAGAACCTCGGCACGGTGTGTAGGTGCGCGGTGTGGAAACTAGGTCATCGAAGCTGTATGCTAAACGACGTTTTGTCCACGTTTTGGGACATGCCTCGACGGGGCAGATCACGCGGGAAAGCAACTCGCGAACCGCCTGACTCGTTGCGTTGGAGACGCGTTGCCAAGCCCCCGCCAAAAAAAGCCTTGGCCGGGGAAGACAGGACTACGCGTGAGCCGCCCGGAAACGGCCGCAGCGTCTTGGTTTCATCCCATGGGGTCCACAGCCAGACATCGTGTTTTTGGTCAACGTCAGATCGATTGGTGTTCGATGGCATTCGAGAGATGCGTCTCAGTCCCCGTTTTCCGTCGACCAGGACGGTGTTGCACGGCTTGGCGTACCGGTCCATCTGTGCCTCGTCGATCAGGAAGCAGTGGCACTCGACCAGGTCTTTCGCCAGCTGCACCGGACGAAGCCCGCATGCCTCTCGGCGGTCTCTTGAGCAGTTCGTCGCCGAGCTCGGATATCTCAGGCCGAACGACGTTCGACCGTCAGGCCTTCGCCGCACAGGAACGTCGAGACATGTCGGACAAAGAGCTCGGGATACTGATATTGCGAACCATGATTGGCGTCGGGATAGAGAATGAGCTGCGCATTCGGTAGATGCTGCTGCAGGATGAAAGAATTGATCGGATAGACGATCACGTCCCTGCTACCGTTCACGACCAGCGCGGGCTGATGGATCGTCTTGAGGTAGTCGTATGACCTGTTGAAGCGAATACCCCACTTGCTCAACGCTTCCAGTTGCGCAGGCGCCACCTCCTTGTTGACCTCGGGATCCCTGTTCTCCTCACGTAGACGGAACCGCTTCAGGAATTCGCGACCCGCCGCCTGGCTTGCTTCCGACTTGGTAAAGTGGACGGCCAGCCAGAGGTGATCAGGTTCATCGTAGGTTGCGCGGAAAATCTGCTGTGCTTCAGGCGTTAACGTCGCCATACCTTCGCCCCCACGTGGGCCGGTGCCGACAAGAATCAACTTGCGAACAAGGTTCGGCGCCTGACCCGCGATCTCCTGGGCGACAAAGCCTCCGATCGAGAAACCGAGTGCATCCACGGCCGACAGACCGAGCGCTTTAAGAAAGGTGACGGCATTCGCGGCCATGCCGTCGATGGAAGTTGGCACTTCCCCCGAACTGCTGGATACTCCGGCATTATTGAACAGAATGACTTCGCGCTGCTTCGCGAGACCATCAGTAACGGCGGGATCCCAATGATCCATGGTGCCCGTAAAGTGCTGATTGAAAACGAGCGGCACGCCGCCGCTCTTCCCGAAGCGACGGTATGCGAATCTGATGCCGTTAGCTTCGACGAATTGAGTCGGAGCAGTTTGATGGATGTCCGCGGTCATGTTGCTCTCCGATTAAACGACAAGCGACTTGGGCGGCAGACGCCGATGGGTTCGCCTGAAGCGGCCATGGACTTACCGTAAGGCCGGAGTGAGCCAAGCCGAACGAACTTCTCAACTTTGGCAGCGAGTTCAAGCAGGTCGCTCATTGCAGCGCTCGCGGATGCGTTGGGTTGCAGGGCAGAGGTACGCGTCTGATAGCCTCTGGCGGCGGCATTTTCGGCTTCGTTGCACTCGATGCCGGCGATTATGCACAAGGCTCATCGCATGGTGAGGACAAATATCGCACTTTTTCGGACGGATACGAGCAATTGCGGGCAGCATTGCGACTGACGCGCTCGTTTGCGAGCCGCCGCCTTAATTCAAGATCAGTCAGCTTTAACTTGGCCAACCCAAGTCGTGAGGACAAAAACCATCCAAAATCGGACGCAACGAACTAGGAACGGACATGCGGGGCGGGTCTTGTTCGAGTGAGGTGGTCATCAAACGCTCATGACCTGAAAGCCCCCGGGGAGCACCAGGCAGATCCGAATTACGACCCGCCTTCATACCGAACGCGCCGTAATCATCTGGGCGGCGCTTGATCGCCATCGCGTGTCCGGAAAGGTGGCGAATATGACGTATCTTGAATACTGGCCGGAGTTACCCTTGGTGCAGCACTCTTGGCCCTTGGTTAGAGGTTTCCCCATGCAAGCAGTCGACGTATCGACTTCTATCGCCCTCCGCCACGTTGAAAGCGATTTCGAACGGCGCGTTCAAATCGCTTTCTCGGTCGCTCCCAGCAAAGTTCGGAAATTCTTGCCCCGTTCGTGGATCGCAGCATCCATGCCTCCTGGCCCTTCCGAGGGAGCCAATCTCCTGGTCGTGTTTCGAAACCGCCTCCATACCGTCTATCACGACGGTGTCGGGAAGGCAGAGCTTGGCGAGCAGGACCGCGGCATCGTCGTGCTCGTCCAGGGCAAGCATGCCGATGGCGGGGAAGTCGGCTTGTGGGTGGTGCGCTCCCTCGCCGCCAGCGCTCGCAGCATTCCAGGCCCCTATCGAAACTCCAAGCCAGCCACGGTTCACATGGAGCAACGGATCGCTTCCGGCGAGGCTGGCGACGGCTTGGGAATCGAGAGCTGGCGCATCCACGACGAGGCGGGTCACGGGCTCACAATGTATCTGCACTACCGGGCAGGGATGCCGGTCCAAAGCACATCTCACATGACGATGCGAGGCGGGCCCGATCCGGCCTTCAGACGGATCTATCACACGGACAAGGGAGCGGACGTTGTCAGAAGTCTCCCCATGGCGGTCAATAGCGTCCAGGAGTTTCGCTTTAGGAGCACGCTGGAGGAGTTTGCCGAGGTCTTCGACGGAAACGAGAACCTAGTCAGCATCGCAGTCGAGCCCTGGTATATGCGGCGGGTGCTGGTCCCGGCGAGCGAAGAGTAGATACTCGCACGAGGGCCGCCCGCTGAGGGACGGCGACCCGCGTATTCCAGGATTTGGTCTCGACCGCCCCTGTGGTGTTCCCGGAGAGCTCACTGGTTACCCAGGAATACTCTTCCTTGGCCCAGCGTCCCCGTCGGAAGCTCGGGAATGGCATGATTAGGTCTTCGTGGACCTGAGACAGCGAAATCAAGCGCCACAATCCATATTCCAACTACGCCGAAACCTTTCCGAGGAGAGCGTCGGAGATTATTCGCCTCTGGATTTCTGACGTTCCCTCAAATATCTTGGTGAGGCGCGCATCTCGCCAGTAGCGCTCGGCTGCGAAATGAGTTGTGTAGCCCGCGCCACCGTGGATTTGCAGACCCTCGCTTGTTACGCGTTCCGACATCTCGCTTGCGAACAGCTTCACCATCGCTGCCTCGGTGTCGCAGCGGTGGCCTTCGTCGATCTTTTCGCAGACCGAATAGAGCAACGCGCGCGCAGCTTCGATCTGCGTGGCCATGTCAGCGAGCTTGAAGCGGATCGCCTGGAAGTTTCCGATGGGGGAGCCGAACTGCGCGCGCTCGCGCGCATATTGAATCGAATCATCCAGGCTACCTCGCGCGAGGCCAATCGAACGCGCTGCCGTATGGGCACGTGCAGTTTCGAGCCCGGCGGTGGCGAGATAGAAAGCCTTCCCTTCTTCGCCCACCATCTTTGCAGCGGGAACGCGGCAACCGTCGAAGGCAAGTTCCCAAGTGGTCCAGCCGTGGTAGCCGATCTTGGGAATCACGTTGCCCTTAACGCCATCGGGCAACCGGCCGCGTGGCTTCTCGATCATGAACGCGCTCAAGCCGCGGTGGCGAGCCTTGGCGTCGATCTCGCGACCGGTGCGCGCGATCACGAGAATGAAGTCAGCTTCGTCCGCGAAGGTACACCAGTATTTGTTGCCGGTGATTTCCCATTCGTCACCGACGCGCACTGCCCGGCACGAGATATTAGAGATGTCCGAACCGGCGTTTGACTCCGATAGCGAGAAGGCGCCGAGGAACTCGCCGCGCGCCATGCGCGGCAGGTACTCGGCCTTCTTCTCTGGCGGCAATGCCTTCAACGCGCCGATCAGGCCATTGCCGCGCGCGATCAGACTGCCTACGCTCATCCAGCCGCGCGACAGCTCCTCCGCCACCAGGCAATACTCGTAGGCGCCGAGACCAAGCCCCCCGTATTCCTCAGGGATCAGGAGGCCGAAATAGCCCAGCGCCGCCATTTCATCGATCAGCCCCCGGGGGATGCTGCCTTTTTCAGGGTCCAGCCTGTTGGCGACGGGCAACACGCGCTCCATCGTGAACCGGCGCGCCGTTTCCTGGATCAAGCGCCGTTCTTCGGTCAGCTTTTGCACTCTTCCCTCGACGAATTGTTATGATCGTACATATCAATATAATATTTCGAAACTCGTAACAAGGTAACAAGGTAGACTTCCTTTCTATTTTCATATCATACTGACTTTACGTAATAATTCTAACTTTGTGATCGTTCGTTGGTTGCTAGAAGCACCAATCTTGCCAAGAATTGTGTACGTACATATAACTTGATTTGGAAGATGCGATTTTGGGGGTAGGGATGAAAAAAGGCAGGGCGGGAAACCACTTCGAAGACTTTCGCTGCGGCATGAAGATTCAGCATGCGACGCCTCGCACGCTGACCGAAGGCGACCGCAGCCTTTATATTGGCCTTACTGGCAGCCGGGCGGTGCTCGGCACCGCCGAGACAAACGCGCAGCAACTCGGCTTCGAGCGCCGACCGCTGGAGGATCTGCTGGTCTTCAATACCGCGTTCGGCAAGACAGTCCCGGACATTTCACTGAATGCGGTTGCGAATCTTGGCTATGCGGACGTTCGTTTTCTCGCCGACGTTTATCCAGGCGACACGCTTGTGGTGGAGTCGGAGATCATCGGCCTAAAGGAAAATTCGAATCGCAAGAGCGGCGTGGTCTACGTTCGTTCCACGGCAGCGAATCAGCATGGGCTCGAGGTATTGAGTTGGATTCGATGGGTCATGGTGCACAAACGCGACCACGGCGCAGCCAGCGCCGAGCCGGTCGTTCCGGCGATGAATGCAGTTGTGTCGCCCGGGCGACTGCCGCGCAGGAAGTACGCGATGGATGTGCGGGAGATCGTCACAATGACGGGCACGGCCGATCTTTGGGATGACTACGCGATCGGCGAACGCATCGATCATCCGGGCGCGATGACCATCAACGACAGCGATCACAGCATCGCAACACGGCTCTATCAGAACACCGCGAGGGCGCATTTCGACGGCTTTGCAATGGCCGCCGCCGGAGGACAGCGGCTGGTCTTTGGCGGTCACATCATTTCGCTGTGCAAGGCGCTTTCCTATGACGGGCTCGAAAACGGCCTTTCAATCGTCGCGATCAACGGCGGCACTCACGTCAATCCGACCTTCACCGGCGACACGATCGCGTGTGCGACGATGGTGCTGGACAAGATTATCCTAGGCGTTTCGAATGTCGGCGCGCTGCGCCTGCGCATGATCGGTATCAAGGACTCCTCTGCGTCGTCGATCGTCTTTCCCCATCCTGGGCAGGCCAGGCAAGACTACCCTTCGAATGTCGTACTGGATCTCGACTACACGATCGTCATCCCGAAGAAATCCTAGTCACTGGAGAAACCGATGAACATGCTAGTCCACCCGAAGGATGCCCTTTTCGCCGGCGAAAGAGTGTTTCCCGCGCTCGCTGCATGCGAACACTTTGCAGGCAGCGAGAAACTAATCGGCAAGGCCATGGACCTGCAGGTTGAGTATGGTTCAGTTTTCGATATCACCTGTGACTGCGAGGATGGTGCTGCGTCGGGGCAGGAGCGCGAACACGCGGTTATGGTTGCGCGCATGATAAACTCCGATCAAAACAAGGCCGGCAAAGCTGGAGCGCGCATTCATGATCCGGCGCATCCAGCGTGGCGGGAGGACGTCGACATCATCGTCGGCCATGCCGGCAACCGTCTGGCCTATATCACGATACCCAAGGCGACGAACGCCGGCCAGGTGGCGGAAGTGATCGCTTACATCGGCGAGACGGAGCGCAAAGCGGGCATAGCCCGCAAGGTCCCGGTGCATGTCTTGATCGAAACGCACGGCGCTTTACGCGATGTATTCGCGATTGCCGCTTTGCCGCACATCGAAGTGCTCGATTTCGGATTGATGGATTTCGTCAGCGGCCATCACGGCGCGATTCCGGCGGTCGCAATGCGCAGCCCTGGCCAATTCGAGCACGTGTTGCTTGCGCGCGCGAAGGCCGAAGTGGTCGCCGCCGCGCTTGCAAACGGCATCGTGCCGGCCCATAACGTTTGTCTGAGTCTCAAGGACCCTGCGGTGGTCGCCTCCGACGCTCGCCGCGCGCGTCGGGAATTCGGCTTCTTGCGCATGTGGAGCATCTATCCGGCGCAGATCCAGCCGATCGTCGACGCCATGCGCCCGGATTTTGGCGAGGTGACCGACGCAGCGACGATTTTGCTCGCGGCCCAAGACGCAAACTGGGGTCCGATACAGTACAAGGGAGAACTGCACGACCGTGCAACTTACCGTTACTTCTGGGCCGTGCTTGAAAAGGCAAGAGTTACCGGAATGGCGCTACCAGACGAGGCTGAACGGCGGTTCTTTGCAGGCTAACCAGATGTTCACCGTATGCGCAGTGCAGGCTGTATCTGTAACGTCAGCGTCTGGCAGGATTGCCTATGACTGCTGTATCGATTGATCGTAGCCCGCAGGCTTCCGGCACTCGCTACGCCGAGCTCGCCAACGCATTGGTGAAGGAGATCGCGGCCGGCCGCTATGTGGTGGGTAGCCTATTGCCGACCGAGCATGAGCTGGCGGATTACCACGGAGTAAGCCGCCACACCGTGCGAGCGGCGCTTAGGCTGCTGCAAGACCTCGGCTATGTCTCGCGCAGGAAGTCTGTCGGCACGATCGTCGAGAACGTCCATCCCAATGCATCCTATACGCAGTCGTTCAGTACCGTTGAAGACCTGGTGAGAGTCGCGGCCACCGAAGTCCGTTCGATCGAAGATGTTCGTCCAATAACACTCGATCGCAGCACCGCCAGACGTCTGGAAGCGCCGGTTGGCAGTCAATGGATCTTGGTGTCAGCCACTCGGGTTGATGTGCGCAGGAACCGGGCACCCGTCGCTTGGGCCGACATCTACATTGATGCCCCATTTGCGCGCATTACGGACGACATTCGCAACCATCCCGATGTGCTAATCAGCTCACTCATCGAGCGCGAGTTCGGGATTGCGATTGCCGAGATCCGGCAGGTGGTGAGCGGGATGCTGATCGAAGCGCCGCTTGCCAATGTGCTGCGCGTCGAGCCAGGGTCGGCGGGACTTCGCCTGGTTCGTCAATACAAAAGTGCCGGGGGCCGTATCCTCGAGATAACAGACACACGTTATCCCGCAGATCGAGTTTCGGTGTCCTTCCAGCTAAAGCGGGTCAAGGCGCCGTGACGAAAGGCCTTCCATTTGCGTGGGCGCCGCGACGGGGTCCATTGCGATCCATACCCCTACCTATGCCGGATGAAGCGCTACGCATTGCTTTGATACAGATTTCCGCGCCGGCAACCAGCGCAAAAAGCCGGAGTTGATCAGAGGTCCAGAACCAGCCGAGTCGGATCCTCTAGGCTTTGCTTAACGCGCGTCAGGAACGTCACTGCTTCCTTGCCGTCAATAACTCGGTGATCGTAGGTCAGCGCCAGATACATCATCGGGCGGATCTCGACGTTGCCTCCAATCGCGACCGCACGATGCTGAACGTTGTGCATACCTAGAATGCCGGATTGCGGCGCATTGAGGATCGGCGTTGATGTAAGCGAGCCATAAACACCTCCGTTGGTGATAGTAAAGGAGCCGCCCTGCATTTC harbors:
- a CDS encoding alpha/beta fold hydrolase, whose translation is MTADIHQTAPTQFVEANGIRFAYRRFGKSGGVPLVFNQHFTGTMDHWDPAVTDGLAKQREVILFNNAGVSSSSGEVPTSIDGMAANAVTFLKALGLSAVDALGFSIGGFVAQEIAGQAPNLVRKLILVGTGPRGGEGMATLTPEAQQIFRATYDEPDHLWLAVHFTKSEASQAAGREFLKRFRLREENRDPEVNKEVAPAQLEALSKWGIRFNRSYDYLKTIHQPALVVNGSRDVIVYPINSFILQQHLPNAQLILYPDANHGSQYQYPELFVRHVSTFLCGEGLTVERRSA
- a CDS encoding acyl-CoA dehydrogenase family protein, encoding MQKLTEERRLIQETARRFTMERVLPVANRLDPEKGSIPRGLIDEMAALGYFGLLIPEEYGGLGLGAYEYCLVAEELSRGWMSVGSLIARGNGLIGALKALPPEKKAEYLPRMARGEFLGAFSLSESNAGSDISNISCRAVRVGDEWEITGNKYWCTFADEADFILVIARTGREIDAKARHRGLSAFMIEKPRGRLPDGVKGNVIPKIGYHGWTTWELAFDGCRVPAAKMVGEEGKAFYLATAGLETARAHTAARSIGLARGSLDDSIQYARERAQFGSPIGNFQAIRFKLADMATQIEAARALLYSVCEKIDEGHRCDTEAAMVKLFASEMSERVTSEGLQIHGGAGYTTHFAAERYWRDARLTKIFEGTSEIQRRIISDALLGKVSA
- a CDS encoding MaoC family dehydratase; protein product: MKKGRAGNHFEDFRCGMKIQHATPRTLTEGDRSLYIGLTGSRAVLGTAETNAQQLGFERRPLEDLLVFNTAFGKTVPDISLNAVANLGYADVRFLADVYPGDTLVVESEIIGLKENSNRKSGVVYVRSTAANQHGLEVLSWIRWVMVHKRDHGAASAEPVVPAMNAVVSPGRLPRRKYAMDVREIVTMTGTADLWDDYAIGERIDHPGAMTINDSDHSIATRLYQNTARAHFDGFAMAAAGGQRLVFGGHIISLCKALSYDGLENGLSIVAINGGTHVNPTFTGDTIACATMVLDKIILGVSNVGALRLRMIGIKDSSASSIVFPHPGQARQDYPSNVVLDLDYTIVIPKKS
- a CDS encoding HpcH/HpaI aldolase/citrate lyase family protein, coding for MNMLVHPKDALFAGERVFPALAACEHFAGSEKLIGKAMDLQVEYGSVFDITCDCEDGAASGQEREHAVMVARMINSDQNKAGKAGARIHDPAHPAWREDVDIIVGHAGNRLAYITIPKATNAGQVAEVIAYIGETERKAGIARKVPVHVLIETHGALRDVFAIAALPHIEVLDFGLMDFVSGHHGAIPAVAMRSPGQFEHVLLARAKAEVVAAALANGIVPAHNVCLSLKDPAVVASDARRARREFGFLRMWSIYPAQIQPIVDAMRPDFGEVTDAATILLAAQDANWGPIQYKGELHDRATYRYFWAVLEKARVTGMALPDEAERRFFAG
- a CDS encoding GntR family transcriptional regulator gives rise to the protein MTAVSIDRSPQASGTRYAELANALVKEIAAGRYVVGSLLPTEHELADYHGVSRHTVRAALRLLQDLGYVSRRKSVGTIVENVHPNASYTQSFSTVEDLVRVAATEVRSIEDVRPITLDRSTARRLEAPVGSQWILVSATRVDVRRNRAPVAWADIYIDAPFARITDDIRNHPDVLISSLIEREFGIAIAEIRQVVSGMLIEAPLANVLRVEPGSAGLRLVRQYKSAGGRILEITDTRYPADRVSVSFQLKRVKAP